A DNA window from Corynebacterium ciconiae DSM 44920 contains the following coding sequences:
- a CDS encoding Rv2175c family DNA-binding protein: MSSIPVSKDVLSPDEPLLAIPDVAERMGVVVTKVHHLIRDHQLLVVQRDEVKYVPERFLNEDGSLNRFVPGVIALLSDGHYTDAEILEYLFTADDSLPGRPVDALHGHLAREVMRRAQAMAL; the protein is encoded by the coding sequence GTGAGTTCCATTCCAGTGTCCAAGGATGTTTTAAGCCCCGACGAGCCCTTGTTGGCTATTCCCGATGTAGCCGAGCGCATGGGTGTAGTGGTGACGAAGGTGCACCACCTCATCCGTGATCATCAGCTGCTTGTGGTGCAGCGCGATGAGGTGAAGTATGTGCCGGAGCGCTTCCTCAACGAGGACGGTTCGCTCAACCGTTTCGTCCCTGGGGTGATTGCATTGCTCTCCGACGGCCACTACACCGACGCAGAGATCCTCGAGTACCTCTTTACTGCGGATGATTCTCTGCCCGGCCGGCCTGTGGACGCCCTGCACGGACACCTCGCCCGCGAGGTTATGCGCCGCGCCCAGGCCATGGCGCTTTAG
- the pknB gene encoding Stk1 family PASTA domain-containing Ser/Thr kinase, translated as MTQLAVGTLLDQRYRVETLIARGGMSSVYRCLDLRLGRPVAAKVLDDRLMDDPVARERFRREARSMAQLSHPSLVNVYDTNSSGDHVFLIMELITGGTLRELLSERGPMPPHAATAVMRSVLTALAVAHREGMVHRDVKPDNVLINGNHQVKLADFGLVRAAANSHHTSDQIIGTVSYLSPEQVDGSSVGPASDVYSAGIVLFELLTGDTPFTGDNPMAHAYARLQSDVPPPSTRIDGVPPEFDDMVARACARNPADRYADAQEFLDAVDEAARSLHLPDFSVPVPRHGAAHRATTVVSPAMRPGPNEPADAANRGGEPREGLFPDSPGAAAPQPTTQETRTFGAVPPDSSGGPFVGTADPLGGLGAAGGPQGAAQPTAYDGSETHQAPAPSPARTSSTPRPAGNRRGIGFWVWLVVIALATAAVAVGGWWFGSGRYGDIPEVLGMDQQQAVAAVETAGFSVRTEEVYDDDIEAGQAVNTQPPFGERVPRGHDVVVLLSRGKPTVPSIPQDHDPIKYEAAVHDRTLEWSLGEAAYDDTVPAGKVLDASPSPGTEVKVGSTVSVILSKGPAPVEVPDVRGDSEDSARSALERAGLTVSEVRSEYDEGVDPGDAVSTIPDSGTALSRGDSVILVVSNAIEVPKVTGLSLDKAKEKLAEAGISVADASYVSHTGSVVDEVAGVSPSEGSGVDPNNASVSLEVANKVKVPSVLGKRVSDAVKQLTEAGFAVDASGLDKKDRVLAQNPLPGLTRDSSRGDITIELSGF; from the coding sequence ATGACTCAACTGGCGGTCGGCACACTTCTCGATCAGCGCTACCGGGTGGAAACTCTCATCGCTCGGGGCGGAATGTCCTCTGTGTACCGTTGCCTTGACCTGCGCCTTGGGCGCCCCGTGGCAGCGAAAGTCCTCGACGATCGACTCATGGATGATCCCGTGGCGAGGGAGCGTTTCCGCCGCGAAGCGCGCTCGATGGCGCAGCTTTCGCACCCGAGCTTGGTGAACGTCTATGACACCAACTCCTCCGGCGACCACGTATTCCTCATCATGGAGCTCATCACCGGCGGAACCCTGCGCGAGCTGCTTTCAGAGCGCGGCCCGATGCCACCGCACGCGGCCACCGCCGTGATGCGTAGTGTGCTCACCGCGCTGGCCGTGGCTCACCGTGAAGGCATGGTGCACCGCGACGTCAAGCCAGACAACGTGCTCATCAACGGCAACCATCAGGTCAAACTCGCCGATTTCGGCCTTGTGCGCGCTGCCGCGAACTCCCACCACACCTCCGATCAGATCATCGGCACTGTCTCCTATCTCTCCCCCGAGCAGGTCGACGGCTCCTCGGTGGGCCCCGCCTCTGATGTGTACTCCGCCGGCATTGTGCTCTTCGAGCTACTCACCGGCGACACCCCCTTCACCGGGGACAACCCCATGGCCCACGCCTATGCGCGGCTACAGTCCGATGTGCCGCCGCCATCGACGCGCATCGACGGCGTGCCGCCGGAGTTTGATGACATGGTGGCCCGCGCCTGCGCCCGCAATCCCGCAGACCGCTACGCCGACGCCCAAGAGTTTCTCGACGCCGTCGATGAAGCCGCCCGCAGCCTGCACCTACCGGACTTCTCCGTGCCTGTGCCCCGCCACGGCGCGGCCCACCGGGCCACCACCGTGGTCAGCCCTGCGATGCGCCCCGGCCCCAATGAACCGGCGGATGCCGCCAACCGAGGCGGCGAGCCGCGCGAGGGCCTTTTCCCTGATTCCCCCGGCGCGGCAGCGCCTCAGCCGACCACTCAGGAAACCCGCACCTTCGGCGCGGTGCCTCCCGATAGCTCCGGCGGCCCCTTCGTGGGCACCGCCGATCCCCTCGGAGGGCTAGGCGCGGCTGGCGGCCCTCAGGGCGCGGCTCAGCCCACCGCCTACGACGGCTCGGAGACACACCAAGCGCCCGCGCCCAGCCCTGCACGGACCTCCTCTACGCCCCGGCCGGCGGGCAATCGCCGCGGCATCGGGTTCTGGGTCTGGCTGGTTGTCATCGCGCTGGCCACCGCAGCCGTGGCCGTGGGCGGCTGGTGGTTCGGCTCCGGCCGCTATGGCGATATTCCGGAAGTACTCGGCATGGACCAGCAGCAGGCTGTGGCAGCAGTGGAGACCGCGGGCTTTTCCGTGCGCACCGAAGAGGTTTATGACGACGACATCGAGGCCGGACAGGCGGTAAATACCCAGCCCCCTTTTGGCGAGAGAGTACCCCGCGGCCATGACGTGGTGGTGCTCCTCTCCCGTGGCAAGCCCACCGTTCCCAGCATCCCGCAGGACCACGACCCAATAAAGTACGAGGCGGCTGTTCACGATCGCACCCTCGAATGGTCTCTCGGCGAGGCCGCCTACGATGACACTGTCCCAGCCGGCAAGGTGCTAGACGCCTCCCCCTCCCCTGGTACCGAGGTAAAGGTGGGTTCGACGGTGTCGGTGATCTTGTCTAAGGGCCCCGCGCCCGTAGAGGTGCCCGATGTGCGGGGCGACAGCGAGGATTCTGCCCGCAGCGCCCTTGAACGCGCTGGTCTCACCGTCTCCGAGGTGCGCAGCGAATATGACGAGGGGGTGGATCCCGGCGATGCGGTATCTACCATCCCGGACTCCGGCACTGCGCTCAGCCGCGGCGATTCGGTGATCCTCGTTGTCTCCAATGCCATCGAGGTCCCTAAGGTCACTGGGCTGAGCCTCGACAAGGCGAAGGAGAAACTCGCTGAGGCGGGGATCAGTGTGGCCGACGCCAGCTATGTGTCCCACACCGGCTCGGTGGTGGACGAGGTGGCGGGCGTGAGCCCGTCCGAAGGCTCCGGCGTGGATCCGAACAATGCCAGCGTGAGTCTCGAGGTAGCCAACAAGGTGAAGGTGCCCAGTGTCCTTGGCAAGCGCGTCTCTGATGCGGTGAAGCAGCTCACCGAGGCTGGGTTCGCTGTCGACGCCTCCGGCTTGGACAAAAAGGACCGCGTACTGGCGCAAAACCCGCTGCCCGGCCTGACGAGAGACTCGTCCCGCGGCGACATCACCATCGAGCTCTCCGGCTTCTAG
- a CDS encoding polyprenyl synthetase family protein produces MELFTDPIQAVPPVVREHLVSYCAQRNHDSLAMDEHVHLGTAVLEDFVLGGGKRMRPLFGWTGFMGAHTPECSENIEAVTTALSALEFIQACALIHDDIIDSSDTRRGFPTVHRRVEAYHREHGFSGDARHFGESVAILVGDMALVYADDMVMDSGLSDAALRRIREPWRAMRHEVIGGQILDITIESKGVEGVEAPMRVNRYKTAAYTIERPLHLGAAIAGADERTIAAYRAYGHDVGIAFQLRDDVLGVFGDPAITGKPAGDDLREGKRTVLVARTLKILDARAPERAARLREGLGHVDSPAEIRELADIIAESGAVDEVEAHITELKNQALSAISAVPSVEGILGELAERATARRM; encoded by the coding sequence ATGGAGCTGTTCACTGACCCCATTCAGGCCGTACCGCCGGTCGTGCGTGAACATCTAGTGAGCTATTGCGCGCAGCGTAATCATGACTCCCTCGCAATGGACGAACACGTCCACCTCGGCACCGCAGTGTTGGAGGATTTCGTTCTCGGCGGCGGTAAGCGCATGCGCCCGTTGTTTGGCTGGACCGGCTTCATGGGGGCCCACACCCCCGAGTGCAGCGAGAACATCGAGGCTGTCACCACTGCCCTGTCGGCCTTGGAGTTCATTCAAGCCTGCGCTTTGATCCACGATGACATCATTGATTCCTCGGATACCCGGCGCGGATTCCCCACCGTGCACCGACGGGTGGAGGCCTATCACCGCGAGCATGGTTTCTCTGGCGATGCCCGTCATTTCGGCGAGTCGGTGGCCATCTTGGTGGGCGATATGGCATTGGTCTACGCCGATGACATGGTGATGGACTCGGGATTGTCGGACGCGGCGCTGCGCCGGATCCGCGAGCCGTGGCGGGCGATGCGCCACGAGGTGATCGGCGGACAGATCCTCGATATCACCATTGAGTCCAAGGGCGTCGAGGGGGTCGAGGCCCCCATGCGCGTTAATCGCTATAAGACGGCCGCCTACACCATCGAACGTCCTCTGCACTTGGGGGCGGCTATTGCCGGTGCCGATGAGCGCACCATCGCCGCCTACCGGGCATACGGCCACGACGTGGGCATTGCTTTCCAGCTGCGCGATGACGTGTTGGGAGTCTTCGGCGATCCAGCCATCACGGGCAAGCCAGCAGGCGATGACCTCCGAGAAGGAAAGCGCACGGTGCTGGTGGCACGCACCCTCAAGATTCTTGATGCCCGCGCCCCTGAGCGCGCAGCACGCTTGCGCGAAGGCCTCGGCCACGTAGATAGCCCCGCCGAGATTCGCGAGTTGGCGGATATCATCGCCGAATCGGGGGCCGTGGATGAGGTAGAAGCACACATCACGGAGTTGAAGAATCAGGCACTCAGCGCAATCAGCGCTGTGCCGAGCGTCGAGGGCATTCTCGGCGAGCTTGCGGAGCGCGCGACCGCGCGGAGGATGTAG